Proteins from a genomic interval of Desulfofustis limnaeus:
- a CDS encoding DUF883 family protein, with translation MVSKKDNAKAMSQEMQHIIEHAHALVEATSGELDDRIKTARAALQERLVATRSGVDELEDQLLETVESADKFIHAKPYYAIGSTFIAGLFLGWFMSRK, from the coding sequence ATGGTAAGCAAGAAGGACAATGCCAAGGCAATGAGCCAGGAAATGCAGCATATCATCGAGCATGCCCACGCCCTGGTGGAAGCCACTTCCGGAGAGCTTGACGATCGGATTAAAACGGCCCGAGCGGCGCTGCAGGAACGCCTTGTGGCGACCAGGAGCGGGGTGGATGAGTTGGAAGATCAACTGCTTGAGACAGTGGAGAGCGCTGACAAATTCATCCATGCCAAACCGTATTACGCCATTGGCAGCACCTTCATTGCCGGGCTCTTTCTCGGTTGGTTCATGTCCAGGAAATAG
- a CDS encoding phage holin family protein: MDGLPMFISRITGAAGRLGGTATEIFQDRLELLALELREAKIRFIQAVLLVCMAVVFSLLGLLLLVLAGMYVLPPESRLYGVIAAAAISMLAGSAAYFTLLRHLQRKPLAFDQSLAELKKDATCFSTKN; encoded by the coding sequence ATGGACGGGCTGCCGATGTTCATTTCCCGAATCACCGGAGCAGCGGGCCGCCTTGGCGGTACAGCCACCGAGATCTTTCAGGACCGCCTGGAGCTTCTGGCCCTGGAACTGCGGGAGGCCAAGATCCGCTTCATCCAGGCGGTGCTGCTGGTCTGCATGGCTGTGGTCTTTTCCCTGCTCGGGCTGCTGCTTCTGGTCCTGGCCGGGATGTATGTGCTGCCGCCCGAATCGCGCCTGTATGGGGTGATAGCTGCAGCGGCAATCAGCATGTTGGCGGGAAGCGCGGCCTACTTCACCCTGCTCAGGCATTTACAGCGAAAACCGCTCGCCTTTGACCAGAGTCTGGCCGAGCTGAAAAAGGACGCGACATGTTTCTCGACCAAGAACTGA
- a CDS encoding putative quinol monooxygenase gives MKIIIRTIMNVLPHKQKEMLQTLLSFPRPPDSEGCLSYTILGDIENAHVINLISVWQTHRHLDRHLLSDRFSVLLGTRSLLHEPLDIQIMTISSVEGMESVNALRKRETTPYKLTRQGG, from the coding sequence ATGAAAATCATCATCAGGACTATCATGAATGTGCTGCCGCACAAGCAAAAAGAAATGCTGCAGACACTGCTGTCGTTTCCCCGGCCGCCGGATAGCGAGGGCTGCTTGAGCTATACTATCCTTGGCGATATTGAGAACGCACATGTTATCAACCTGATTTCGGTGTGGCAGACCCACCGGCACCTCGACCGCCACCTTCTCTCTGACAGATTCAGCGTGCTGCTCGGGACCAGGAGCCTCTTACACGAACCTTTGGACATTCAAATTATGACAATTTCAAGTGTGGAAGGCATGGAATCAGTCAATGCACTCCGGAAAAGAGAAACGACTCCGTACAAACTCACACGGCAAGGAGGGTGA
- a CDS encoding chemotaxis protein CheB, protein MTARKKNQAPATKTTPVGQKANPRKGAGKKAETKEQAQVRADFPIVGIGASAGGLAAFEAFFSGMPADSPPGMAFVLVQHLAPDHKSILTELIKRYTSMQVFEVEDGMVVQPNCAYIIPPNRDMAFLNGSLQLLEPSAPRGRRMPIDFFFRSLAQDQHERAICIVLSGTGSDGTQGLRDIKGEGGMAMAQSPNSTEFDGMPRSAIATGLVDYELLPSEMPEQLIAYASRAYGKVAQAGPRPDTKNDNRLKKIFVLLRTQTGHDFSQYKPSTINRRIERRLAIHQIESLDKYVQFLQQKPAEVDALFRDLLIGVTSFFRDPDAFRQLEQHVIPTLFANKPAGSLIRVWSAGCATGEEAFSLAILLQEQLGKQHRSHTVQIFATDIDSQAIATARTGLFPASIATDISAERLTAFFTAEGGGSAYRINKNIRDMLVFSEQDVIKDPPFSRIDLLSCRNLLIYMGADLQKKLIPLFHYALNPGGFLFLGTSETVGEFGDLFSPLDRKLKLYRRQEDIHGMQRVAFGRFLPASTEVDAVQPKNLGTGATLGKMSLRELTEQALLRQVSPAGALVNGHGDILYLHGRTGMYLEPAPGEAGVNNILKMAREGLRGELTTALNRAVGSREQVRRTGLLVKTNGDFTPTNLTICPLAARPEPSQRGNEVMDSAVILSTSLYLIMLEEGASFDPEQARLAAARDAEEGAVADPDSSSESRANARIAALRQELWAKEEYLQTANEELKSTNEEMQSINEELQSTNEELETSKEELQSINEELATINTELQNKVNDLSRANNDMNNLLAGTGIATVFVDHSLRILRFTPAVTGIINLITSDIGRPVSHIVYNLVGYDRLVRDVQSVLDTLVTREVEVGTTDGRWYILRIQPYRTLDNVIEGAVITFVDITETKRIKDALHQANEQLRLAMVARDAHDAITVQDLDGRIIAWNPAAERMYGWSETEALAMNVRDLIPEKLREETLAQIHQLSQAEMLKPYRTQRINKNGTVMEVLITSTALINETGQVYAIATTERANGAQIRRPQEGVQ, encoded by the coding sequence ATGACAGCACGCAAAAAAAACCAGGCCCCGGCAACGAAAACCACACCGGTTGGCCAAAAAGCCAACCCCCGAAAGGGTGCCGGGAAAAAAGCAGAGACGAAGGAACAGGCTCAGGTGCGGGCCGACTTTCCGATCGTCGGCATCGGCGCTTCAGCCGGAGGGCTAGCGGCCTTTGAAGCCTTTTTTTCCGGCATGCCGGCCGACAGCCCTCCCGGCATGGCCTTTGTCCTGGTGCAGCATCTGGCCCCGGATCACAAGAGCATCCTCACCGAACTCATCAAGCGCTACACCAGTATGCAGGTCTTCGAGGTTGAGGACGGGATGGTGGTGCAGCCCAACTGTGCCTATATTATCCCGCCCAACCGTGATATGGCCTTTCTCAATGGCAGCCTCCAATTGCTCGAACCCTCCGCTCCCCGCGGCCGGCGGATGCCGATCGATTTCTTTTTTCGTTCGCTGGCTCAGGATCAGCACGAGCGGGCCATCTGTATCGTGCTCTCCGGCACCGGCAGTGACGGAACCCAGGGATTGAGAGACATCAAGGGCGAGGGGGGCATGGCCATGGCCCAGAGTCCGAATTCGACCGAATTCGACGGCATGCCGCGCAGCGCCATCGCCACGGGCCTGGTGGACTACGAACTGCTGCCGTCTGAAATGCCGGAGCAACTCATCGCCTATGCCAGCCGCGCCTATGGCAAGGTCGCCCAGGCCGGCCCCCGCCCGGACACAAAAAACGACAACAGGCTGAAAAAGATATTTGTCCTGCTGCGCACCCAGACCGGCCACGATTTTTCCCAGTACAAGCCCAGCACCATCAATCGCCGTATCGAAAGACGCCTGGCCATTCACCAGATTGAGTCGCTTGACAAATATGTGCAGTTTCTGCAGCAGAAACCCGCCGAGGTAGACGCGTTGTTTCGCGACCTGCTGATCGGCGTGACCAGTTTCTTCCGTGACCCGGATGCCTTCCGGCAACTCGAGCAGCATGTTATCCCCACCCTTTTCGCCAACAAACCGGCGGGCAGCCTGATCCGCGTCTGGTCAGCCGGCTGCGCCACCGGCGAGGAGGCCTTTTCTCTCGCCATCCTGCTGCAGGAACAGCTGGGAAAACAGCATCGGAGCCATACCGTGCAGATCTTCGCCACCGATATCGACAGTCAGGCGATCGCAACAGCCCGAACCGGTCTTTTCCCGGCGAGCATCGCCACCGATATCAGCGCGGAGCGGCTGACCGCTTTTTTTACCGCCGAAGGTGGCGGCAGCGCTTACCGAATCAACAAAAACATTCGCGATATGCTGGTCTTCTCCGAACAGGACGTGATCAAGGATCCACCTTTCTCGCGAATCGATCTGCTCAGTTGCCGTAATCTTCTCATTTACATGGGGGCCGATCTCCAGAAAAAACTCATCCCGCTTTTTCATTATGCGTTGAATCCGGGTGGATTTCTCTTCCTCGGCACCTCGGAAACCGTCGGCGAATTCGGAGATCTGTTTTCACCCCTCGACCGCAAACTGAAATTGTACCGACGCCAGGAGGATATCCACGGAATGCAGCGCGTTGCTTTCGGTCGATTTTTGCCAGCAAGCACGGAAGTCGATGCGGTCCAGCCGAAAAACCTCGGAACCGGCGCCACACTCGGAAAGATGTCGTTGCGCGAACTGACCGAGCAGGCACTGCTGCGGCAGGTCTCTCCTGCAGGCGCGCTGGTCAATGGCCATGGCGACATCCTCTATCTTCACGGGCGGACCGGTATGTATCTGGAGCCGGCCCCGGGAGAGGCCGGTGTCAACAACATTTTGAAGATGGCCCGGGAAGGATTGCGCGGCGAACTGACCACCGCTCTGAATCGGGCCGTGGGCTCCAGGGAGCAGGTGCGTCGCACCGGCCTGTTGGTCAAGACCAACGGCGACTTCACCCCAACCAACCTGACCATCTGCCCCTTGGCCGCCCGTCCCGAGCCATCCCAGCGTGGAAATGAGGTGATGGATTCGGCGGTTATCCTGTCAACATCACTTTATCTGATTATGCTTGAAGAAGGCGCATCCTTCGATCCGGAACAGGCACGATTGGCCGCTGCCAGAGACGCCGAGGAAGGGGCGGTTGCTGATCCCGACAGCTCATCGGAAAGCCGGGCCAATGCCCGCATAGCCGCTCTCAGACAAGAGCTCTGGGCCAAGGAGGAATATCTCCAAACCGCCAATGAGGAACTCAAATCCACCAATGAAGAAATGCAGTCGATCAACGAAGAACTGCAATCAACCAACGAGGAGTTGGAAACCTCCAAGGAAGAGCTGCAATCGATCAACGAGGAACTCGCCACGATCAACACTGAATTGCAGAACAAGGTGAACGACCTGTCGCGGGCCAACAACGATATGAACAATCTGCTGGCCGGCACCGGCATAGCCACCGTCTTTGTCGACCACAGCCTGCGCATCCTGCGCTTCACCCCGGCCGTCACCGGGATCATTAACCTGATCACCAGCGATATCGGCCGGCCAGTGAGCCATATCGTATACAATCTCGTGGGTTACGACCGGCTGGTGCGCGATGTCCAGTCCGTGCTGGACACCTTGGTCACCAGGGAAGTGGAGGTGGGGACCACCGATGGCCGGTGGTACATCCTGCGCATCCAACCCTACCGTACGCTTGACAATGTGATCGAGGGAGCGGTGATCACCTTTGTCGACATCACCGAGACTAAGAGGATTAAAGACGCGCTGCACCAAGCCAACGAGCAACTGCGACTGGCAATGGTGGCGAGGGATGCCCATGACGCCATTACCGTCCAGGATCTGGATGGCCGGATCATCGCCTGGAACCCTGCGGCAGAGAGGATGTACGGATGGAGCGAGACCGAGGCACTGGCGATGAACGTCCGCGACCTGATCCCGGAAAAGCTGCGTGAGGAAACCCTGGCTCAGATCCATCAACTGAGCCAGGCAGAGATGCTCAAACCTTATCGCACCCAAAGGATCAACAAGAACGGGACAGTTATGGAAGTCTTGATAACATCGACCGCCCTGATCAACGAGACAGGCCAGGTGTACGCAATTGCGACAACGGAGAGGGCCAACGGAGCACAGATCCGCAGGCCCCAGGAGGGTGTACAATGA
- a CDS encoding B12-binding domain-containing radical SAM protein, with protein MKVLLIYPQFPDTFWSFTYALSFIGKKSAFPPLGLLTVASLLPEGWPRRLVDVNVERLTDDDLHWADLVFVGGMAVQRKSAEQIIARCRAKNVRIVAGGPLFTAESEQFSEVDHLVLDEAELTLPIFLDDLEHGRPQRVYRAAGFCSLQDTPVPAWDLIKTNHYASLNIQFSRGCPFSCEFCNVTTLFGHRSRIKTPQQVITELNRIYATGWRGSIFFVDDNFIGNKEYLKTDLLPALIAWRRDKTGCVFFTEASINLADDPQLLNLMVLAGFDSVFIGIESPDEISLTECHKVQNKNRDLLACVKRIHRSGLQVMGGFIVGFDNDPPSIFQRQIDFIQKSGIVIAMVGMLQAPPGTRLFERLQRESRISTSFSGDNVDGTTNIVPRMGLDLLVDGYRSIMQQIYTPKNYYRRVRTLLRDLKAPKINQPLNLQRFLSFFRSAFRLGFIGKERVYYWQLLLWTLSRRPRLVPTAITLTIYGYHYRKICELYIDEAR; from the coding sequence ATGAAAGTTCTCCTGATCTATCCTCAATTTCCTGACACGTTCTGGTCTTTTACCTATGCTCTGAGTTTTATCGGCAAAAAATCGGCCTTTCCGCCACTTGGTCTATTGACTGTTGCCTCCCTCTTGCCGGAGGGATGGCCCCGACGTCTGGTCGACGTCAACGTTGAGCGTTTGACCGATGACGATCTGCACTGGGCGGATCTGGTCTTTGTCGGTGGAATGGCGGTGCAGCGAAAATCGGCCGAACAGATTATTGCCCGCTGTCGGGCTAAAAACGTGCGGATCGTCGCCGGCGGGCCTTTGTTTACCGCCGAATCGGAACAATTCAGCGAGGTGGATCACCTGGTGCTCGACGAGGCGGAATTGACTCTGCCAATCTTTCTGGATGACCTGGAACACGGCCGGCCGCAGAGAGTCTATCGGGCTGCCGGTTTCTGCAGCCTGCAAGACACCCCGGTGCCGGCGTGGGACCTGATCAAAACGAACCACTATGCCTCGCTGAACATCCAGTTCTCCCGGGGCTGCCCTTTTAGTTGCGAATTCTGCAACGTAACCACGTTATTCGGCCACCGGTCGCGGATAAAGACGCCACAGCAGGTAATCACCGAACTGAACCGCATCTATGCCACGGGCTGGCGCGGCAGCATCTTCTTCGTCGATGACAATTTCATCGGCAACAAAGAATACCTGAAGACCGACCTGTTGCCCGCCCTGATTGCCTGGCGCCGGGATAAAACAGGGTGCGTTTTTTTCACCGAAGCCTCGATCAATCTGGCCGACGACCCCCAACTGCTGAACTTGATGGTGCTGGCAGGATTCGATTCAGTTTTCATTGGCATCGAGTCGCCCGACGAGATCAGTCTGACAGAATGCCATAAAGTCCAGAACAAGAACCGCGACCTCCTGGCATGCGTCAAACGCATCCATCGTTCAGGTCTGCAGGTGATGGGCGGATTTATCGTCGGCTTCGACAACGATCCGCCTTCCATTTTTCAGCGGCAGATCGACTTCATCCAGAAAAGCGGCATCGTCATCGCCATGGTCGGCATGCTCCAGGCTCCGCCGGGAACGCGACTCTTTGAACGATTGCAACGGGAAAGCCGGATCAGCACCAGCTTTTCCGGCGACAATGTCGATGGCACCACCAATATCGTGCCCCGCATGGGACTGGACCTGCTGGTAGACGGCTACCGGTCGATCATGCAACAAATCTACACGCCGAAAAACTACTACCGGCGAGTCCGAACCCTGCTCAGGGACCTGAAGGCGCCGAAAATCAACCAACCGCTCAACCTGCAGCGCTTTTTGTCATTTTTCCGCTCGGCGTTCCGACTCGGCTTTATCGGCAAGGAGCGGGTCTACTACTGGCAACTTTTGCTGTGGACCCTGAGTCGAAGACCCAGGCTGGTGCCGACGGCCATAACGCTGACCATCTACGGCTACCATTACCGCAAGATATGCGAGCTCTATATTGATGAGGCCAGGTGA
- a CDS encoding ATP-binding protein produces the protein MIGRKNRPAKKPSGDTSIPTVRQQAENGLRRKKVLQPVTLEALSLKEIREVFHELQIHQVEVEARTRQIEKAESLHRMAGAIAHLFNNQLGVIVGNLEMMLTHTKGDALPHQYLVNAMQAARRSAEVSSLLLTYLDHNNSRPELLDLSLLCLVNIPLIQAEMPANITLATHFLSPGPIIHANANQIQQILTNLVTNGWEAIGSEVGRISVATNTIARADIPKFHVAPSDWHTSAETFACLEVTDSGRGMTEEEMRRIFDPFFSTKFTGRGLGLTVVAGLVKVWNGMIGVTSKLGKGSTLQVFLPLGTDPVSRQPELPARPYGLATG, from the coding sequence ATGATCGGCAGGAAAAATCGCCCAGCGAAAAAACCGTCTGGAGACACAAGCATACCTACTGTGCGCCAACAGGCCGAGAATGGTTTGAGGAGAAAAAAGGTGCTGCAGCCGGTAACTCTCGAGGCCCTGTCCCTGAAAGAAATCCGGGAGGTGTTTCACGAGCTACAGATACACCAGGTCGAGGTCGAAGCGCGAACCCGGCAAATCGAAAAGGCCGAGAGCCTCCATAGAATGGCGGGCGCAATTGCCCATCTCTTCAACAACCAACTAGGTGTCATAGTGGGTAACCTGGAGATGATGCTCACCCACACGAAGGGGGATGCGCTGCCTCATCAATACCTCGTCAATGCCATGCAGGCAGCTCGCCGTTCAGCAGAGGTCAGCAGCCTGCTTCTGACCTACCTCGATCATAACAACTCCAGACCGGAGCTTTTGGATCTCTCGCTGCTCTGTCTCGTCAATATCCCTCTCATCCAGGCAGAAATGCCCGCAAACATCACTCTTGCAACACATTTTCTCTCTCCAGGCCCGATCATTCATGCCAATGCCAACCAGATACAGCAGATTCTGACCAATCTGGTCACCAACGGCTGGGAGGCCATCGGCAGTGAGGTCGGCCGGATCTCGGTTGCGACCAACACCATCGCGAGGGCCGACATCCCGAAATTTCACGTCGCCCCTAGCGATTGGCATACTTCCGCTGAAACATTCGCCTGTCTCGAGGTGACGGACTCTGGACGCGGCATGACCGAGGAGGAGATGCGGAGAATCTTCGATCCGTTTTTTTCAACCAAGTTCACGGGCAGAGGCCTGGGTCTGACGGTGGTCGCCGGACTGGTTAAGGTGTGGAACGGCATGATCGGGGTCACGAGTAAACTTGGCAAAGGAAGTACCCTGCAGGTTTTTTTGCCACTGGGCACCGACCCGGTTTCTCGGCAACCGGAATTACCGGCAAGACCGTATGGTCTAGCCACCGGTTGA